From the Acidobacteriota bacterium genome, the window GTGTTTCGACCGGCAGTCGGCCGCACCCCGGGCCCAGCAACGATGTACTGAGCAGTAGGATTCCGCGCAAGATATCCGACCACTTCGCCACTGGAGTTTTTCAGTGCCGTAACTCCGCTTCCTGTTCCGGGAACACCCTGGGGGTTGAATACGGTTCGATCTCCGGCGGAGTCTCCATTCAGGTTCGAATCGACACCGCTTCTGACGGTGGCATACTCGGGTGATTCAAAGTAATAGATAGGCGCCAGCAACCAGTTGCCCAAAAGATTTTTGGCGAACCAGTTTCCATTCTTAAACCACGACGATTCGTACAGCAGCGCGGTAGTAAATCTGTGACGACGGTCAAGCGCGGAGGAGCTGCGATCCTGCTTGAGACTCTGGAAATCCTGCATGCGCCGTGGAGAGAGCACAGTGGAGAAGAAGTCCGCCGTGCTGTCGTCTATCGCGTGGCTCCAGGTGTAGGCCATCTGCAGCTGAAGGCCATCGCTGAAGCGCCGATTCAGCTGCGTCTGAAGACCGTGGTATATCGAGGAACCGTAAGGCCTGAAGGAGGTAATGAAGGGAAAGTTGCCTCCGCAATTCGCGGGAAGGCCCTGGGCGGCGCAGAATTGAGCGCTCGTCCCGCCAAAGCCGGCAGCGACGTAGGCGGGAACATACCTCGATCCCTGTCCAGAAACCGGGTTATTTGGACGCAACGAGGAAAGCGTAACCGGGAGAGCGTCGAGCTGTGCCTGAGTTGGAGGGGAGAAGAAAGTCGGCAGCGAGCTGCCTGAGGCGGCAAGAGGCGACTGCGCGTTGATCCTCTCCTGCACGTTAAGATG encodes:
- a CDS encoding TonB-dependent receptor, which codes for TFPNLPAEKAATSNNIPVDRQYPYSLTWNLGVQHSFAKSYTAEVRYVGTRGIHLNVQERINAQSPLAASGSSLPTFFSPPTQAQLDALPVTLSSLRPNNPVSGQGSRYVPAYVAAGFGGTSAQFCAAQGLPANCGGNFPFITSFRPYGSSIYHGLQTQLNRRFSDGLQLQMAYTWSHAIDDSTADFFSTVLSPRRMQDFQSLKQDRSSSALDRRHRFTTALLYESSWFKNGNWFAKNLLGNWLLAPIYYFESPEYATVRSGVDSNLNGDSAGDRTVFNPQGVPGTGSGVTALKNSSGEVVGYLARNPTAQYIVAGPGVRPTAGRNTLRTRPINNWDLTVGKKLAITERTAVEFQAQFFNLFNHPQFTPGRVNDISSIPLVSVTGLPVTNYLVADQPNFDHPERVFSSNPRQTQLVLKFLF